From Aegilops tauschii subsp. strangulata cultivar AL8/78 chromosome 5, Aet v6.0, whole genome shotgun sequence:
GATGCCACGCCGCCCCTCCTTCGCGAACAACACCTGTTGCCACTGGCCCCATCCCCTCCACCTGCAGTTCCTCTAACCAAGCACCTGAACACCCCAGGCGACGCCTCCAAGAAAGGCATGACACACGCAGTGCCGCCGCCGCCCAATCTGAGGAGAATTTGGGTCATCACTCGGGCATGGGGTCGAGGTGGAGGGCAGGAACCTCGACGGCGCTTGCAAGGTGGAGAACGGCGACCTTGGTCGTCACCACCGTTGGGATGAGTGAGTCATCCAGAGTTTCCTCCGGTCCAATGTCACCTCGACCAGCCCCGCGAATGCAATGAGGCCAACGACCAAGATCGCAAGACACCAAGTGCAGCGGGAGAGGGCCTGTATCGGGGAGGAGATCCACCAGCAACTCACTGCCCACGCGGTCAAGACGCCGTCCAACCACCACCCGCGAACACTACACCACAACACTACATCCCCAACAACCAGGTTGGTGGGGAATACAACTTCTTCCAACAGACAATCGGTCGGGAAAAACTATTGCTGACCAACCTTGTCTGTTGGGGAAAGTCCAGACGGGAAAACCCTTTCCCGACCGACTACTTGATGGCTATGGAATATCTTTCCTGACCGACAATCTGTTGGGCCTACCATGGGCCTTTCCCGACCAACAGTCTGTTAGGGCAGCAACGGGCCTTTCCCGACCGACTATTGGACAGGGTATTCTTTCCCAACCAACATTCTGTTGGGCCTAGCATTAGCCTTTCCCAACCGATTATCAGACGGCGTTTGTTTTGCCAACCAACAATCAGATGGGGTTTTCTTTTGCCGAACAATAGTTCATCAACATTTTGTTTAGCCAACCACAACTTTAATTAACATATGGTACTGATTGTCATATACATATAGTTCATTTGTTCTAAGCATAATCACCCAAACACCATACGTCACGCTCAAATCGAGAGCACGAAACATTTTTTATTCCATTAACTAATTGGCACATACATACACTTCAATCTGTTCTAAACAAAACCACCGAGGAACCATACATCAGGTTTACAAAAGGACAGTCAAAAGGTGCAAGTATGAGACATCAGTTGTACAAAATGAAAGCTAAAACATCTAGTTGACGTGGATCGTTGGCTTCATGGTTCCTTGTGAGTGTAGTCCTTTTTGCTTCCTACAAAAGTTAATCAGTTCTCAGTTATAATACACTATTAGAAACTATACTACAGTACCAAAATGCCAACATACAGGATCATCACATTCTCAAAAATATAAATAGTAATAAATACAGAGAATTCAATAATCATGTGTTAACACTAACGTTGATCCTCGGTTGAGATTGTTCGCACTAATCTTTATATTTTGTATCCGCATACTTAGTTTGCTTTCGTTATGCATGTAACATAGATGGTCTAGGAGTATCTAGTCATCGAAGGTCAAATCGAGTGCACGGAGGAGGCGAGATACCGGGCTGCAGTGCGATGCGGCGAGCATGGTGAGATGCTGATGGCGGCATGAAGCCGCGGTGCTGTGTGATGCAGCACGCCGTGTGAAGCGGCAAGGCGCTTGACGACTGGAATAGCTAGAGGAGAATAGGCAAGTTAGTTTGTTTGTCAGCTACATGGCCGCTGACCAGGTGTGTGGCCGATGAGTGGAGATGCGCAAGTGGACATGCATGCATGTAGGGATTAAGTGCATGGAATTAGTTGTGTGAGTGGGAGTGAGTTAGTGCCTAGACGTGATGTTAGTGGCCGGATGTGGCGCCTGAGTGGTGCATGAAGGTCAGCTCCCTATGTATATATAAGTTACAATGAAAAAAGAGAAAAGAGGCTGAGAGAGCTTGGGTTGAATAAATAATTTTACATCAACTTAATTCAAAAGGATCAATCTAATATAGTACACATATTAAGAAGCTACATCAGTTTGTGATGAAAATCATTCCTATCCGCAGCAAGAGTTTTCAATGTGCGCAAACCTTGACAAATGATGTCCGGTCATCGGCTCGCCAGACCAAGATGTGCGCCACTAAAAATTCCTGAACAATAGTGGTTGCTAACCAACTGAAACAGGAGAAAAGGGGATTCAGGCTAACCAGCTGAAGCAGGATAAAAGATGCACCAAAACAAGCTAGAAATGATGTGCACACGTCAGCATGCATCCTTACAAAAGGGGCACGTAGGAAGATCTCTTTATAATATGTTATGCATGTAGGGATAATCATCATTCGAGTAGAGTCAGCATTACACTTCTGCAACTTCTACAGCAATAATGACATTATATATTATTATATTACATCACCTCTATGAAATTTACTGCTGCTGAGCAAAAAAGGATTACATAATATATTTTATAGTGAGACATTTCTTTTTACCAAAACGATTAAGAGAAAAGAATGGCGCTGAACTAAACAAAGGGAAGTGACCATAAGTTGAGTAATATTGGTAAAAACGACAATCAACAATACTCATTGGAATAAGATTTAAATTACATGGTCGAATAAGATCTCCTTATCTCGATGAATCTCAAACTGGGATTTCGATATCTCAATAAATCTGAGATTCAGAGTTTCTAAAAGCTGCAATAATGCTTTACAAATCAGAGCTTACCTAAAATTAAAGAATATCTTGCCCAGAAGCCGAGGTAGGGACTCATTGAGTATGAGTACGACTATAAACTGCAAACTGTATGCTAGCTCTAATCTTGGTTGAAAGTTTTAAGAGCCAATTCTGAAGGCATCCGACTGTCAGCGCCTGCAACATCTCATGTAATATGAATACCAGTTTTGTGTAAATCATGTAATAACATTAAACATCAATGTTGAATTTACACAACCATACTGTTAGTAACAAAGGCATGAATGAAACAAAAAGAATGTGGCCCATCTAATAATAGTAGGAAGAGCAACATAAATCCATATTCTCCTTGCAATGTGGCTTATCTAATAAAAGTACGAAGAGCAAAATAAATCTATGTTCTCCCAGCATTCTATGGTGCATGTTTTGCCCTGTTTGTGAGCAGAAGAATATGCAGGCTACTGTGAAAGCCATGTTGTGCCTAACAATCAACATTCCAAGTTTCAGATAGGATATGAACCAAGAAAATACTGATTTTCTATACAGACATCACAGTTGTGGTGATTTCCGCGAAGAGGTGCAACCTGTTGGCGGCGTCGGATGGCTTGGGCTCCGAGTCCAGCACCGCTGCAGCAGCCTCCCACTCCGTCTAAGTGTATGGGATGCAAAGAAGAATCCTGGGAAAATATGGGATACATGAACTATTCTGGAAGTTACAGAACTACTGAAGCAAATTTAAAGATAAAATAGAACTGTAAAATCTATAGAAGCATGACTGTATAAATACAAACCGCTAGATATGTACTTTATCTTCATTCCAGTAAAACTGAACTAATTTTAATATAGTCCTATGTTTGCCAGAATTCTACAATGTTTAAATAAAAGTCTGAAACATTAGTATGATTATTTGGACTTTTTGTGGAACCTGAAGCTAGTTCTCAGGGTTGTCCCTCGTCTCAAAGCACAGATATGTGGATACGTTTTTCTATATAAATAAAGTAATGAATTTTCATATGATGAATACCCATGTATTGACCTTCAGGCACGCATAGCATAATTTGATAGTCTGGCAAGGGTTCAAACATCACAAATTACAACTCACAAGCTCTAAAGTTCACAAATCAATCACAACCAGTtcataaaaaacagtagctaattAAGGTTTCCTGCAACACTACTGAAAGGAATACCTGTAGCATAGATTATTTTTTTCAATAATAGCATCAAGCTTGTTCTTCTCAAGTTCTCATATCCAGAAATCACACGAGATGTAGCTCTTAGACTGCATTGCCGGCTACCCCATTAGCAGATAGAGCCCCTGTTTTTGATGCTCTGCTTGAGCTGGAGCTCACATCCAAAACGCTGCTTGCTGGATAGAAGTACTATCCCAAGTCATGGCTGATCTGAACGGAAAAGGCAAAAGCAAATAAATCAACTAACGGCAGCACCGATTGAGGATGGGTGGAGAGGGAGAGGAGAGTGAAAAGAACACTCACCGCCCGGGGAGGGGAAGCACCAGCAGTCAACGGCCAGATCCTTCTTCAAACAAACCGACGAGCGCAGATCGGAGGAAGCCCATGGcgtggcggcggtggtggcggccCCTGGGTGGCGACAGACGAGCGAGGGTGCGAGTGCTCTCTCTCTCGCAGGTGACccacctctccctccctccctccctccctctctcagCACCGGATCTGAGAGGGATGGCGGCGTCCACCACCGCGCCTTGGCCTCTCCCCGAACTCCAGCGCACAAGCTAGGGTTAGAAGTGTTCGGGGCCTAAGCAGTGGGGTTGCAGGAGGGTGGAGACAGGTGACGGCGTGCTGGAGACGGCGGGTGGTCGGCGGCGTGCGGGCTGCTAGctagcgggcggcggcggagggagtgCGTGAGAGGATTTAGGTTTGGGGGATTTGGATTTGGTCGTGGCACCTGTTGAAGGCCGAATGAAAAAATAGGAAGGAGGCTTGGCGCTAAGTTTTTGGCCCGTGCGCGCGCAAAGACGGGCCGGCCCAATTGGTAATGAACAGTCGATCGGCATTAATCGCCGACCAACAGTCTGATGGAGATGCGGGCTTTCCCGACCGATAGTTTAACGTGAAACATTCCAGTATTGCCGACCGACAGTTGGACACGATACATCAGTATTATCGACCAACAGTTAGATAGAAGTTTTCCCAACCAACAGTCTGTTGGTAAAATTGACTTTTCCCAACACACATCAGTAGGGAAATCTAGTGCGTGGTATAGTGGAACGCCGCCAACTGAGGGCTCCGTCGCTATGCTTACCTGGGCCACCGCCCCAGGTCGAGATTCCTCTGCGATGACCGAAGCGACGAGATCCGCCGCCACGCAGCCCACGTCGTCGCCCAAGCctgccgccgcccgagcccgccgccccCGGGAGCCGCCACGCTTCCGGAAGAACCACACCCCATGGATTTGGGCGCCCGTGCACCACGACAAGCCCGCCGCCACCGGGAATGGCCGCGCCGTCGGGAGGGCCACACCCCGCGGATCCGGGGGAGTGAGGAGaggccctccgccgccgccatcgcacGCACAGGCTTTGCTCGGCGCTGACCACTGACAGCGGCGGAGGGGGAGGTGAGGGTTAGGGAAGGACTAGGCAGCAACGGCGACTGAGACCTCCCACGTGGCCCGTCAGGGGGGGCGGCGAGTGAGGCAGTCGTGAGATGTACCATCATAAATTATTTTCACCTGACTGTAAACACACCACTAGTATTCAATCGTCATTTGAATACATATGGTGTTTGTGATAAGTTGACCAACATCAACCTACACATCACATGTAACCACGCTACCCATTTCCCCCAATCAAAGCCTGCCTAAATTGGATGTTCACAGGTGTAGATCCCATAATCGAGTGCACGGACTCATTTTTTTCTATGTGCCACGTTATTTAACAATGGGTATTGTAGAGCAAGCAGGTTGTCCCCAACCAAGTGTGTTTGTGAAAACTTGTAGAATGGCTATTGCCAACCTCAAACAAATCTCTCTTAAATAAACAAGACTTGGCCTTCATCAAGCCCTTCCAAAAAGGGGAGTCCGTTGATTTTGCTTCCACCTGAGATAGAGTTTTGGAATATAGATAGTTATTATGAATAAGCTCTTGCCATACACCTTCCTCGTTAAGCAATTTGTATAGCCATTTACCAAGCAAGTGCTTTTTTTTATCTTTAAGTTTTCAATACCCAAACCACCTTGATCCTTTGGCCAACAGAAGATATCCCACTTATCTAGTATGTACTTCTATTTGTGCTCATCGCACTGCCAGAAGAACCTAGATCAATTCAAATCAAGCCTTTTAAACACCCCTTCGGGCATTTCAAAAAAAGGACAACTGTGAGAATAGTGTTGATAAGAGTCAATTGTGCCCCATATGACATTAGTTCCCCTTCCAACTGTTGAGCTTCTTTTCAAAGCGATCGAGTTGCCTATATTCATTCTCTCTTTCCTTGGCATTTCCAAAGCAAAATAGCTCACTCCTATGGAAATTTATTTTGAGACGCGAAGGCTGTTCGAAATAACAAAGAATCTACTTTGTTTTCGCTTCATACAGATCTGTTATTGTAAATGTTCACAtagttttctataaacttggtcaaacttgtAAAAGTTTGACTTCTGTCAGAGCTAATATGCAGAATGaataaacggagggagtacacaagTTATCAGACGCCACGTAGCTAGTCGTACTTACCTACTTCATCTTCGTTGGAAGGGATCGATAATGATATGTAAAGTGCAATGCGAACATCCGTGTCTTGAACCAACTGATAGACAAACATGAATATTCTTCGAGCACAAGTTCATAAAGGAGTACAGAGAGTACTGGGGATTTACATCACTGATGTTTACCCCAAAACTTATTGGGGAGGAGTATTACTGTACACAATGAAAAATAAATGCTACCGTCTGCAAAACCAAGCGAACTTGATTTGCTTACAAACCTAATATTATGTACACACACATATGTTTTCTTCTTTTATTCCTAACCAAGTGCTCATAATCTTTGTTTTACGGTACATAATTATGCTTGCTTCAATAACATGGTCCCAGCTAAGGACTTGATTATGAACAGATTATCGTGTTTGCAGGATCTTCAGAATTCAGAAGCTTTTCTCCTGGAAAAAAACAACGAGAGAGGTACCTTGTAAGCTAACTTACTACAACTTCTCAAATCTAGAACTGGGATAAATTAACATTTGCACTTCAGTAGGAGAATCATGCCCCCATTTCCTTGGATAGTGTTGTGTGAATATGCTAGACTTGGCAAAGAGTGTGGAATTTTGATGTTCTGTGATTTGGGATATGCAGCGCTGCCTCTCAAGGGGTACCATGGTTTTGGCCCTAAAGAGTGTGCAAAACAGACTTCAATTCACAGCCTTATGCGGGGATGCAGGATCTCTAAGATTAGCGCATCCATGCAAGCAAATTGTGCGTGCATGATGCTGTTCAAGCCTTCAAGGTTCCTGCTCCAGGCTTAAATTGTGTGCCGGATCCGCTTTGCTTGTGTGTAATAATAGTGCAATCACTGTCACACTAATGTTTGCAGTGCATCTGGAGCAGAAACAGCCAAGGAATCGACAGCATTGACAAGCGGCATTCCATTGTTGTTTATTTGTCAATTGACAACGTCAACCTAGCTAGGGCATGGTCTACCATTATTATGACAAGAGCAATTGATTGAGAACACTATATATCTTTGAGCGAGGACTCCTGCTGACACTTGACAGTTGACACACATATAGTACAGTATAGAAAAGAGACAATGATCAGGTTGGGTTTTGGTTACCTTGATTGATGAATCAGTTCCAAGCCCCCTGGCCCTGGGTGTTGTACTTGGGGAAAGGGAGCCTGCCGGAGTCGATCAGCTTGATGTCGCTATCAAGGATCTCATAGTGGCGGCGCACCTCGTCGGCATTCTTGGTCCCGCCCATGGCGCGGGACACCTTGAGCCAGCGGTCGGGCGTGCCCTCGCCGTAGTAGGCGAGTGCCTCCTCGAACAGCTTATTCTCCTTCTTGCTCCACTCCGGGTTGGCGCCGCCGCTGGATGCGCTCCTTGACCCAGAAGACATCTCCAACTGGATCGGAAACCGAGCTAGCGCTGATGCTTTTTCTGATGGTTTTTGCACTTCCGAAGCTCCGGTGGTTATGGTTTGATGATCGTTGTGCTGCTTCGGTGCCCGCTATTTATAGCCGCTTGGGGCGCTGCCCCGCCGGCCATGTCGCTCGAATGGTATCGGGATTGCCATCGGCTTGGGGATGGAAACGTCAGTGAGGCTAATTAATTACATTCTGATTCTGAACTTTTTTGGATGAAGGAGCTGGTCACTACGTATGCACACTCTcccgtgcggcggcggcgcgccgcACCGGGGCCTCCCCGCCGggcctccctctcctcccgccgccgccgccgagggcATCGCAGGCTAAGCCTGcgggccgcagcggcggcggcggcaatcTTCCTCGTCCGGCGATCGGATCTGCTTGGTGGC
This genomic window contains:
- the LOC109781526 gene encoding protein RADIALIS-like 3, translated to MSSGSRSASSGGANPEWSKKENKLFEEALAYYGEGTPDRWLKVSRAMGGTKNADEVRRHYEILDSDIKLIDSGRLPFPKYNTQGQGAWN